Proteins from one Cryptomeria japonica chromosome 4, Sugi_1.0, whole genome shotgun sequence genomic window:
- the LOC131875196 gene encoding probable leucine-rich repeat receptor-like protein kinase At5g63930, which translates to MFVLLPQEGEILDLQIKESLQGGGDTDLLPDWSNASASSDFCKWQGVKCTSTLTSHNVISLALPTRNLPGRFSPMIRKLSRLEELDLIFGNRLYEHVPPELGNCTHLQQRYVSNNFFSGVIPSTLVNCSLLTVLYLSANNLSGDVPASLGKLLNLQFVRLGYNRFTSSLPPEINNYTKLTFIGFASCNLKGTIPIEIGKLQMLEELCLHENQLNGFIPSSVANCTSLQLFSVCENNLEGPIPREFGLLGSVQMFTVSKNNTQGPIPRELGLLRRLESLWLNDNLLSGHLPSQLGNISML; encoded by the coding sequence ATGTTTGTGCTGCTTCCACAGGAAGGCGAGATCCTTGATCTGCAAATAAAAGAGTCGCTACAGGGTGGTGGAGATACAGATCTTCTGCCAGACTGGTCCAACGCCTCTGCTTCATCTGATTTTTGCAAGTGGCAAGGCGTCAAGTGCACATCAACATTAACATCCCACAATGTTATTTCACTAGCCCTGCCCACCAGAAACCTACCCGGCCGTTTCTCTCCTATGATTAGGAAGCTAAGCCGGTTGGAGGAGCTGGACCTAATTTTTGGCAACAGATTATATGAACATGTTCCTCCTGAATTGGGAAATTGCACCCACCTTCAGCAGCGCTATGTCTCAAACAACTTTTTTAGTGGTGTTATACCATCGACTCTCGTCAACTGCAGCCTACTTACTGTTCTGTACCTGAGTGCAAATAATCTCTCTGGAGATGTTCCTGCCTCTCTTGGTAAGCTTCTAAATCTTCAATTTGTAAGACTAGGGTATAACCGCTTTACGAGCTCCTTACCACCTGAAATTAACAACTACACAAAGCTTACGTTTATAGGCTTTGCCTCCTGCAATCTGAAAGGCACGATCCCAATCGAAATCGGCAAATTACAAATGCTAGAAGAGTTATGTCTCCATGAAAACCAATTGAATGGTTTTATCCCTTCAAGCGTAGCGAATTGCACGTCTCTGCAATTGTTTTCTGTTTGTGAAAACAATTTAGAAGGTCCCATTCCAAGAGAGTTTGGCCTACTCGGGAGTGTCCAAATGTTTACTGTCTCTAAAAACAATACGCAGGGTCCCATTCCAAGAGAACTTGGCCTTTTGAGGCGCCTCGAATCTCTGTggctgaatgataatcttctttcaGGGCATCTTCCCTCTCAATTGGGCAACATTTCAATGCTGTAG